From the Chloroflexota bacterium genome, the window GAACCAAGTTGCTGGAGCAAACCGTCAGTGCGGACGCGCCGATGCACCAGAAGGATTACGCCGCGCGCTTGGCGAACTTGAATGCGGCAATCGTGTGCAACCACAAACGCACGCCGCCGAAAAACTGGGAAGAGACGCTCGCCAAACGCGAGATCGAAACCGAAAAATTGCGCGCGGCAAAACCGGACGCGCGTAAACTTCACGCGCAGATTCTGGCGCGCGAGCGCGCGTTGGAAAAATTATTGTCCGCCAAGCCCGATCCAGAAAAATTGGCGGCGCAGGTCAAGGCGCGCGAAGAAGCGTTGGCGAAACTACGCGCGCAACAAGCCGCGTTGCCGCAACTCGCGGAGCAGGTCAAGGCGCGCCAAACCGCGCTCGAGCATTTGCTGTCCGCGCAGAAACCGGTGGAAGCCGCCGCGCACGTCGCGCTGAAGAAAAAGCAAGCCGCACTCGACGCGCTCGCAAAGAAAAAACCTCCGAAAAATAAAAAGGCGTTGGCGCAACACGAGAAACGCGTGCGCGCCGCGCGCAAGGCGCTTGCTGAAACAAAAAAGACGCACGACACAAAACTCAAGCGGCTCAAAGAACGTATTTCCTCGGCGCGCAAAGTGTTCGACGCCGCGACCAAGAATCAGCGCGCCAAAACGCGCGGGATAAACAAGCGACTCACGCAAGCGCAAGCCGCGCTCAAACGCGCGCAACACGATCTTGCGACCGGTCCGGCGCGTTACGCCGAACGCGTCGCCAAGGCGCAAGCCGTGCTCGAACAGGCGCGCCAAGCGCCGCTCGTCGCGCAAGAAAACTACGAAGAACGCGTCGAACGCGCGTCCCTGCAACTCGACCTGGCAAAAAGGACGCGCGATTACAACCTGGGCACGTCGCTCAAAAATTATATTGACCCGCGCGTGTACAAATCCTGGGGCGATCACGTCGGGTACGATTGGAAGCGGCTTTACACGAGCGCGCTCCAACGAAAATTTGCCTGGGTCGAAAAAGAACGATCCAAGTGGAAGGAATGAATCAACCTGACCGGTTCGCGTGTCGAAAACCGGTCAGTTCTTTTTTGCGTAAGAACATCAGAACCAGAACATTCGTATCTACAGCCCATCCTTGCGAAGGTTATCAATCACTTATCCGCGGAATCGCGCGACGATAACAAATCCGATTCCTGGAGAATGACGCCTTCAAACCTTCGCAAGGTTGAGGAATCACGAACATTCACAACCGAAAAGGAGGAGATTGTGTTTCGATATCTAGTGCGATTGAGCGCGCTCGCGCTTGGCGTGGCGTTGCTCGCCGCGTGCGCCGCGCCGTCAACGCCCACGCCGACACCCATGCCGCCGACCGCGACGCCGGTTCCGCCGACGAGTACGCCAATTCCGCCGACCGCAACGCCGGTTCCACCGACGAGTACGCCAATCCCGCCGACCGCGACGCGCGTACCGCCAACCAACACTCCCGCGCCGACTGCCACTGCGACGCGCGCCGCCGCGCAACCAACTACTGCATCTGTCGCCGATAGCAAAGGCGACCCGGCGAATGGCGCGAAATTATTTACTCAAAAACCGATCGAGTGCAACGCGTGCCACTATCCCGACCGCGATACACCGGGAGCCGGCGAAGACACCGCGCCGAACCTGGGAAACATCGCGGTCGTCGCCGAGCAAATCATCAAATCGCCGGCGTACACCGGCAAAGCGAAAACCGTCGCCGACTATCTGCGCGAATCCATTCTGACGCCGAATGTGTTCATCGTGCCCGGCAACGATAATTTTCGCGAGAAAGACGGCGCGAGCGCGATGGAACAAAATTTTGCCAAGCTGTTGACGCCGCAACAAGTGGATGACCTCGTCGCGTACTTGTTGACGCTGAAAGGTTCAACAGCGCCAGTTGCGACGGGCGCGCTCAAAGGCGATGCGGCAAACGGCGCGAAATTGTTCGGCGTGCCCAAGATCGAGTGCAACTCGTGTCATTACCCGGATCGTCCATCGCCCGGACCAGGCGAAGACTCGGGTCCGAACCTGGGAAACGCGGTGACGTTGGCGGAGCAAGTGCTCAAGTCGCCCGCGTACACTGGCAAAGCGAAAACCGTCGCCGAGTATTTTCGCGAGTCCATCGTCAGTCCGGACATTTACATCGTGCCCGGCAACGATGCGTTTCGCGGCAAAGATGGCAACAGCGCGATGGATCAAACCTTTGGGCAAACGCTCACGCCGCAACAACTCGAGGACTTGATCGCGTATATGCTGACACTCAAATAAAAAAACACCTCCCAGGTTTGCAAACCTGGGAGGTGTTTTTTTATTTGATTATTTTAGATCACCGCACGATACGTACTTGGCGGCTTCAGCGGCAGATTTGTGCGCGTTGATCGCGAATCCACCCTTGAGCAGATCGGCGAGCGCGGCATCCACCGAGGTCTTGGATTTGCCTTCCGCGATGTTCGTCAACGGATATTTGACCGCGCCGGGAACCGGGCACGCGCCTTCGTGAATGTGCGCGGGTTGCGGCACACCGGGCGACGGTTTGATGAACACGTTCACTTCGGTCTTGGCGCCTTGCGCGAGCAAGACGGCAGTGCCGGGTTGATCGCCATCGCGACCTTTATCAAGTTTGACGATCGCGCCTTGCGGCACGTTACCGCACGCGACATACATGCCGGCTTCGGCGGCAGATTTGTGCGCGTTGATCGCGAATCCACCCTTGAGCAGATCGGCGAGCGTCACATCGAGCGAGGTCGTAGATCGTCCGTCAACGACGTTAGTGAGCGGGTACTTGACCGCGCCGGGCGCCGGGCACACACCTTCGTGAATGTGCGCGGGTTGCGCCACGCCTTGCGGACCGGGTTTGATGTTGATCGAAACATCGGTCTTGGCGCCGCGCGAAGTCAACGTCGCCGTGCCATTTTGATCGCCATCACGTCCCGCGCCGAGCGGAACCTGAATCGCGACGGTGACCGGCGCTGTGATGATTCCGCCGTCCGCGGTCATCACCCACCAGATATCGCCGACGCCTTGACCCAGCACATCGCCGGGGTTGCGATCGCGATTCCAAAAGTACAGGGGCCAGCCGTTGTACGTAACCTGGGTCGTGCCATCTTTGCGCGTCGTCGTGCCGACCAAGGACGCGGTCAGATCTGTGCCCTTTAGTTCCGGCTTGCCCGCCGTGAGCAGCGGGGGCCACGCGCGCGCACACGAGTCGTAACAATTGCTCGTGCTGGGTTCGCGCGTGTCCGGCGGATACATGTAGAGCGACATGCCATTGCCATCGGTAATGATTTTGCCGAGACTCGTTTGATTGAGCGCCAAGGTCGCGGGCTTGGTGACCGGCGTTGGGCTAGGCGGAACGGTGGTTGCCGTTGCCGCCGGTGGCTGGGTTGGCGGAACCGCCGTAGGTGGCACGGCGGTCGGTGGCACGGTGGTCGGTGGTACCGCCGTCGGCGGGACCGGCGTGTTGGTTGGTGGCACACGCGTAGCAGTGGGCGGCACCGGCGTTGGCACGGGCGTGGGCGTCGGCGGAGCGGCGCACGCCGCCAGTACGATTAGCGCAACGATGAGAAGCGTGACGAGACGAACAGTTTTCATTTCTTCCCTCCTAGAATTTAGTGGTCTATGCAGGAATACGCAATCATCCCAGTGGTGTATTTGCGCGGCGCTCGAATTTGAATAAGAAAATCGTTAAGGATATTTGCGAGTCGGCGACGTGATTTGTCCCAAGCATAATCCAGGAGGATCTCTCCACTGAGATGCGCCGGACAAATTTGTCCGGCGCATTCCTGGGTTAAGTATGCCTGCCGAAAAACGATCACAATCGCGATATCTTCGCCAAACGGTTAGCGCGTAAAAAAGAATCCAGGTTTATCGAAGAAACCTGGATTCTGACAAAGGCGTTCAATCGCAAAGATAATCTCGTTGCAACTCTACCGCGTTATGGATTTATCGGCAGACAAAAAACTTGCGCCGGCAATCGCCGGCGCAAGTTTCAGTTTTCATTCCTCGTCATCTTCATCCTCGTCGTCGTCTTCGTTGTCCGCGTCATCGTCGAACTCGTCGTCGTCTAGTTCGATCGGTTCGTCGTCCGGTTCCGGCGGTTCGTCGTCAATCGCTTCGTCCGAATCCGCGGCGACTTGTTCCGGCGTGCCCACTGCTTCATCGTCCGGCTCCGCATCGGCGTCTTCGACTTCATGCGCCGCGAGCAACTCTTCGAATTCTTCCGCTTCGGCGAGTTCTTCATCTTCGAGACGAATGTCCTCGCTCAAGCGATGCCCGCGCTTGGCGATTACGGCGAGCGCGTGCGCGGAAATCGGCTTGCGACGGCGAAAGCCCGTGCCTGCCGGAATCAGTTTGCCGATGATGACGTTTTCCTTCAAACCGTACAAATCGTCGCGACGTCCGCCGATGGCGGCTTCGGACAACACGTTGACCGTGTGCTGAAAACTCGACGCGCTGAGGAACGACTCGGTGTTGAGCGATGCTTTCGTTACGCCGAGCAATATCGGTTGCGCCGCCGCCGGCACGCCGCCGCGCGCGAGAACATGGACGTTCGTATCGTCGAACGTGAGCCGATCCACCATTTGCCCCGGCAACAGCGACGTGTCGCCGGTCGCCTTGACGCGCACAAGCCGGAACATTTGCCGCAGAATCATCTCGATGTGCTTGTCGTGAATGTTGACGCCTTGCGAACGGTACACCGTTTGCACTTGTTCGAGCAAATACAACTGCGCGGCTTCGCGACCCAGGATTTGCAAAACGCGATGCGGATTGCACGACCCTTCGGTCAGTTGCGCGCCCGCGCGAACCTTGTTGCCATCCTCGACGCGCAGACGCGCGTTCGCCGGCACGTCGTACTCGCGTTCTTCTTTTTGCTGATAGCGGATGACGAGGTGATGATTTTCGCGAATCACTTCGCCGCCCTTTTGCGCGATGATCTCATCGCCGTTTGGAGCTTTAATGATGATCGTGCCGTCGGCGATCTTGTCGCCGTCGCGCACAGCGGCGCGCGCTTTGGCTGGAATCGCGTACTCGTCGCGCTGCACGTGCGACGACGTGATCTTGAGTTTGCGATGTCCTTCGTTGTCTGCCAATCGCACCGTGCCGTCAATCTCCGCGAGAATCGCTTCGCCTTTGGGATCGCGCGCCTCGAACAATTCTTCGACGCGCGGTAGACCGTGCGTAATGTCTTCGACGCCCGCGACGCCGCCCGTGTGGAACGTACGCAACGTCAACTGCGTCCCAGGTTCGCCGATGGATTGCGCCGCGATAATCCCGACCGCTTCGCCCATGTGAATCACGCCGCCGCGCGCCAGATCGCGCCCGTAGCATTTCGCGCACAACCCGTGCCGCGACTCACACGTCAACGGCGAGCGCAGGTACGCCTTGTCCACTTTGGCGGCTTCGGCTTGCGCCCACAATTCTTCGGTGACGAGTTCGCCCGTCGGCACAATCGTTTCGCCGGTGCGCGGATGTTTGATGTCCGCCGCGGCAACGCGTCCGACGACGCGCTCGGCAAGCGTTTCGCCGGTGCGTTCCTTGGAGGTCGCATCCAGCCAGATGCCCGCGCGCGTTCCGCAATCATGTTCGGTGATAATGACTTCTTGCGCGACATCCACAAGCCGCCGCGTGAGATAGCCCGCGTCCGCGGTACGCAACGCGGTGTCCGCCAGACCTTTGCGCGCGCCGTGCGTCGAAATAAAATATTCGAGCGCGGTCAACCCTTCGCGGAAATTCGATTTGATCGGCAACGCGATGATGCGCCCGGCGGGGTCTGCCATCAAGCCGCGCATCCCGGCGAGTTGGCGAATCGGTTGGAAACCGCCTTTCGTCGCGCCGCTGTTCGCCATCACGCGAATCGGCGAATGCGGATTCATGCCTTTCGCGACCGCGTCGGTCACTTGCTCGGTCGCTTCGGTCCACAACTCGACCGTCTTGACGTACTGCTCGTCCTCGGTGATGAGACCGCGCCGATACTGCTGTTCGACTTCGGCGACGCGCGTGCTGATGCGATCAATGATCGCGCGTTTTTCGCCGGGCACGTTAATGTCGTCAATCGCGATCGTCAAGCCGCTGCGCGTCGCGAAACGAAAGCCGAGGTCTTTGACGCGGTCGGCGATCTCCGCCGTCTCGAGCGAGCCGAGGCGTTGATGCACCGCCGCGATAAATTCCTTTAGTTTTTTCTTGTCGAGCGTGTCGTTGACGTACGGCACGCCGGGCGGGACGATCTGATTGAAGATCACACGTCCGACCGTCGTCTCGAACAATTCGGTTTTCTTTTTGACGACGCGCGGCAATTTGATTTTTGCGTGCAAGTCTACGTGACCCAGGTCGTACGCGAAAATTACCTCGTCCACCGACGCAAAGACCTTGCCTTCGCCTTTCGCGCCGTCCTCTTGCATCGTCAAATAGTACACGCCGAGCACCATGTCTTTGGTCGGCTCGACGATCGGTTCGCCGGACGCGGGCTTGAGCAGGTTCGACGACGAGAGCATCAACTCGCGCGCCTCTTTTTTCGCGTGGACGGAAAGCGGTACGTGCACCGCCATCTGGTCGCCGTCAAAATCCGCGTTGAACGCCGCGCACACGAGCGGATGAATTTGAATCGCGCTCCCTTCGACGAGAATCACTTCGAATGCCTGGATGCCGAGTCGGTGCAACGTCGGCGCGCGGTTCAGCAATACTGGG encodes:
- the rpoC gene encoding DNA-directed RNA polymerase subunit beta'; this encodes MEIKDMSAVRVSLASPEQIRAWSYGEVLKPETINYRRLRPERDGLFDERIFGPTRDWECYCGKYKKVRFKGVICEKCGVEVAPARVRRERMGHIELAAPVAHVWYTRRVPSYVGLLLDVTRRNLDRVLYFAQYMITRVDEAARQRAQHRLEEELATKIEREQKIAQDKIDRLELEYEEDVEKLSKRTDTAIAKLEDQLNAETDEIVSAGKALERRLEESGREVRKAVVFEPTGETIVAEGEEIASKHRKKLRELIEARLAEIEKEIRAKQKDKKLLFQAERDQKKHALEGQLGELKQARDEKLAALEQAMEPRIEELKSLAEREFLSEVRYRELADRWANVFQAAMGAEAVYDVLKRMDLEVMARDLRHNIRATRSKQLRKKAIKQLRIVESLRRANNRPEWMILTVLPVIPPELRPMVQLDGGRFATSDLNDLYRRVINRNNRLKRLLELGAPEVIVNNEKRMLQEAVDSLIDNAQKGKAVSARGQRKLKSLSDLLKGKQGRFRKNLLGKRVDYSGRSVIVVGPHLKLNQCGLPKSMALELFKPFVMHKLVESKYAHNIKSAKRLVDRQSSEIWDVLEEIIKDHPVLLNRAPTLHRLGIQAFEVILVEGSAIQIHPLVCAAFNADFDGDQMAVHVPLSVHAKKEARELMLSSSNLLKPASGEPIVEPTKDMVLGVYYLTMQEDGAKGEGKVFASVDEVIFAYDLGHVDLHAKIKLPRVVKKKTELFETTVGRVIFNQIVPPGVPYVNDTLDKKKLKEFIAAVHQRLGSLETAEIADRVKDLGFRFATRSGLTIAIDDINVPGEKRAIIDRISTRVAEVEQQYRRGLITEDEQYVKTVELWTEATEQVTDAVAKGMNPHSPIRVMANSGATKGGFQPIRQLAGMRGLMADPAGRIIALPIKSNFREGLTALEYFISTHGARKGLADTALRTADAGYLTRRLVDVAQEVIITEHDCGTRAGIWLDATSKERTGETLAERVVGRVAAADIKHPRTGETIVPTGELVTEELWAQAEAAKVDKAYLRSPLTCESRHGLCAKCYGRDLARGGVIHMGEAVGIIAAQSIGEPGTQLTLRTFHTGGVAGVEDITHGLPRVEELFEARDPKGEAILAEIDGTVRLADNEGHRKLKITSSHVQRDEYAIPAKARAAVRDGDKIADGTIIIKAPNGDEIIAQKGGEVIRENHHLVIRYQQKEEREYDVPANARLRVEDGNKVRAGAQLTEGSCNPHRVLQILGREAAQLYLLEQVQTVYRSQGVNIHDKHIEMILRQMFRLVRVKATGDTSLLPGQMVDRLTFDDTNVHVLARGGVPAAAQPILLGVTKASLNTESFLSASSFQHTVNVLSEAAIGGRRDDLYGLKENVIIGKLIPAGTGFRRRKPISAHALAVIAKRGHRLSEDIRLEDEELAEAEEFEELLAAHEVEDADAEPDDEAVGTPEQVAADSDEAIDDEPPEPDDEPIELDDDEFDDDADNEDDDEDEDDEE
- a CDS encoding cytochrome c encodes the protein MFRYLVRLSALALGVALLAACAAPSTPTPTPMPPTATPVPPTSTPIPPTATPVPPTSTPIPPTATRVPPTNTPAPTATATRAAAQPTTASVADSKGDPANGAKLFTQKPIECNACHYPDRDTPGAGEDTAPNLGNIAVVAEQIIKSPAYTGKAKTVADYLRESILTPNVFIVPGNDNFREKDGASAMEQNFAKLLTPQQVDDLVAYLLTLKGSTAPVATGALKGDAANGAKLFGVPKIECNSCHYPDRPSPGPGEDSGPNLGNAVTLAEQVLKSPAYTGKAKTVAEYFRESIVSPDIYIVPGNDAFRGKDGNSAMDQTFGQTLTPQQLEDLIAYMLTLK